In Treponema primitia ZAS-2, a genomic segment contains:
- a CDS encoding 3-dehydroquinate synthase: MLKKNNSFRFGQAVSQVHIRGAIPTLETILEESGGSPRGVLLVCDTHTEAMAISFAGSDTPLCVLESGEASKTWASVERIIQTAKAAGLGRDGLFIGIGGGVVTDLTSFAASVYMRGANLCLISTTLLGMVDASMGGKTGFDLLGIKNLVGTFFPASHVYLPLDTLATLPPLEWKSGMAELIKTAILDSPETLEKIKAFRGPFLQRVSGEANSSGAVIPILGDLIQQAVLVKGRIVEADPRETSAFDGSGSERALLNLGHTFGHALESAAGLGKLSHGEAVAWGMVRSCELGLALGITPPERAREISEIITAYGYQTEAPHPEIKDTALFMKALGGDKKTKAGIPTFVVPSAERAELVSAVSMETGLLKRILNGEIG, from the coding sequence ATGCTTAAGAAGAATAACAGCTTCCGTTTCGGTCAGGCGGTATCGCAGGTACATATACGGGGGGCCATCCCTACCCTTGAAACCATTCTGGAAGAAAGCGGCGGCTCCCCCAGGGGAGTACTGCTGGTATGTGATACTCATACAGAAGCTATGGCTATCAGCTTTGCCGGCTCTGATACGCCCCTTTGCGTGCTTGAAAGTGGAGAGGCATCCAAAACGTGGGCCTCTGTGGAACGTATCATTCAGACAGCCAAAGCAGCGGGCTTGGGCCGGGATGGCCTTTTTATCGGCATAGGCGGTGGGGTTGTTACTGATCTGACATCCTTTGCCGCCTCGGTCTATATGCGGGGCGCAAATCTTTGCCTTATCTCCACTACCCTCCTGGGAATGGTGGATGCCTCCATGGGGGGTAAGACCGGGTTCGACCTATTGGGCATTAAAAACCTGGTGGGAACCTTTTTCCCCGCTTCCCATGTATACCTGCCCCTGGATACCCTTGCCACCCTGCCCCCCCTTGAATGGAAGTCCGGCATGGCTGAACTTATAAAAACCGCAATCCTCGACAGCCCGGAAACCCTGGAAAAGATTAAGGCTTTTCGGGGTCCCTTCCTTCAGAGAGTTTCTGGCGAGGCTAACTCGTCCGGCGCAGTGATCCCAATTCTGGGGGATCTTATCCAACAGGCTGTGTTAGTTAAAGGCAGGATCGTGGAAGCAGACCCAAGGGAAACATCGGCTTTCGATGGGTCAGGTTCGGAACGGGCGCTGCTAAACCTGGGGCATACCTTCGGCCATGCACTTGAATCCGCAGCAGGGCTGGGGAAGCTCTCCCACGGCGAAGCAGTGGCTTGGGGTATGGTCCGTTCCTGTGAGTTAGGGCTCGCCCTAGGCATTACACCCCCTGAACGGGCCCGGGAGATCAGCGAAATAATCACCGCCTATGGATACCAAACTGAGGCGCCCCATCCGGAAATAAAGGATACTGCCCTGTTTATGAAAGCATTGGGGGGGGATAAAAAAACGAAAGCGGGAATACCCACCTTTGTGGTTCCCTCTGCGGAGCGGGCGGAACTGGTTTCGGCTGTCTCTATGGAAACCGGACTTCTTAAGAGAATACTTAACGGAGAAATTGGGTGA
- a CDS encoding (2Fe-2S)-binding protein, producing MTLGFILNGEDVVVKTEADRRLLDILRNHFKLLGAKPGCLSGVCGACAVILNGKVVSSCMIPAFRIRGSEIITIEGFSQTNEYQDIQEGFSRAGVENCGYCDSGKILAVETLLDKNLRPTREDILEAFSGIKCRCTEPDSLIAGVFATAEIRQRRLYGRSA from the coding sequence ATGACTCTGGGTTTTATCCTCAACGGTGAGGATGTGGTAGTAAAAACCGAAGCGGATCGCCGGCTTTTGGATATTTTACGGAACCACTTTAAGCTTTTAGGAGCCAAGCCGGGCTGTTTAAGCGGAGTCTGTGGCGCCTGTGCGGTGATCTTAAACGGTAAGGTGGTTTCCTCCTGTATGATCCCCGCCTTTAGAATACGGGGCAGTGAAATCATCACTATCGAAGGGTTTTCCCAAACCAATGAATACCAGGATATTCAGGAAGGGTTTTCCCGAGCGGGGGTGGAAAACTGCGGGTACTGTGATTCCGGCAAGATACTGGCAGTGGAAACCCTGTTGGATAAAAATCTACGGCCCACCAGGGAGGATATCCTGGAGGCCTTCAGCGGTATAAAGTGCCGGTGTACCGAACCGGACAGCCTGATTGCGGGGGTATTTGCCACCGCGGAAATACGGCAGCGGAGATTGTATGGACGCTCTGCATAA
- a CDS encoding polysaccharide biosynthesis protein, whose protein sequence is MATKKSGRLYIIGAGFAGQALANEIKTKAIFGELVAFLDDDPEVMGRKIDGIPVLGPIKDVARLLRMNPADEAIIAMPGASREYIKEIYGILKRAGFERIRILPGMSQSIEGDARLIQTRSIDPQDLLGRTPVAVNIRQSLAYLRGKRVLVTGAGGSIGSELCRQLLSGGVSRLYLLGHGENSIYQIDRELRLLQEEGVGEKTTLIPIIGDLKDRDYMHFLLARLKADVIFHAAAYKHVPMMEENPVAVIENNFFGTDNLISAARSNGVKRFVLITTDKAVNPVSVYGASKYLCERLVLDAAKKAGLNYMVVRFGNVLGSRGSIMPLFQKQIEKGGPVTITHPEMRRYFMTIPEACSLVLKAGGVGENGKLYLLDMGEPVRIRDMAEQMIRFYGFEPEEDIKIEYIGLRPGERLDEDLWGRDEIPVDTEFKRILRVERKQPVNPDPAFPSPALADEIPAEELLEKLRPIVHFDPEQPTHYRDAVLLRDVLEEVIPSLMPARALAPQGKVYGY, encoded by the coding sequence ATGGCAACAAAAAAGTCGGGACGTTTGTATATTATCGGGGCGGGGTTTGCAGGGCAGGCCCTAGCAAATGAAATTAAAACCAAGGCAATCTTCGGGGAACTCGTCGCCTTTCTGGATGACGATCCCGAAGTCATGGGCCGTAAAATCGACGGCATCCCGGTCTTGGGGCCTATCAAGGATGTGGCCCGGCTCCTGCGGATGAACCCCGCGGATGAAGCCATCATCGCCATGCCCGGGGCTTCCCGGGAATACATAAAAGAAATCTACGGCATACTGAAACGGGCGGGCTTTGAGCGGATCAGGATACTTCCCGGGATGTCCCAGAGCATCGAAGGGGATGCCCGGCTTATCCAGACCCGCTCAATCGATCCCCAGGACCTCCTGGGCCGTACCCCCGTGGCGGTAAACATCAGGCAGAGCCTGGCATACCTCCGGGGAAAGCGGGTATTGGTCACCGGCGCCGGGGGCTCCATAGGCAGCGAACTTTGCCGGCAACTCCTCTCAGGCGGTGTATCCCGGCTCTACCTTCTGGGGCATGGTGAAAATTCTATCTACCAGATAGACCGGGAACTGCGGCTCCTCCAGGAAGAGGGGGTGGGCGAAAAAACCACCCTGATCCCTATCATCGGGGACCTCAAGGACCGGGACTATATGCATTTCCTCCTGGCCCGGCTGAAAGCGGATGTGATCTTCCATGCAGCGGCCTACAAGCACGTGCCCATGATGGAAGAAAACCCTGTGGCGGTCATAGAAAACAACTTCTTCGGCACCGATAACCTGATCAGCGCCGCCCGGAGCAACGGGGTAAAACGCTTTGTCCTGATCACCACCGATAAGGCGGTGAACCCCGTCTCAGTTTACGGCGCCTCCAAGTACCTTTGCGAACGCCTGGTGCTGGATGCGGCAAAAAAAGCGGGGCTTAACTACATGGTGGTGCGGTTCGGGAATGTCCTGGGTTCCCGGGGCTCCATCATGCCCCTGTTCCAGAAACAAATCGAAAAGGGCGGCCCGGTAACCATTACCCACCCGGAGATGCGCCGCTACTTTATGACCATCCCCGAAGCCTGCTCCCTGGTACTCAAAGCCGGCGGGGTGGGTGAAAACGGCAAACTCTACCTTCTGGACATGGGGGAGCCCGTGCGTATCCGGGATATGGCTGAACAGATGATCCGCTTCTACGGCTTTGAGCCTGAAGAGGACATCAAGATCGAATATATCGGACTGCGGCCCGGGGAACGGCTGGACGAGGATCTTTGGGGACGGGATGAAATCCCGGTGGATACCGAATTCAAGCGGATTCTCCGGGTGGAGCGGAAACAGCCCGTTAACCCGGACCCGGCATTTCCAAGCCCGGCTCTGGCAGACGAGATTCCCGCAGAGGAACTTCTGGAAAAACTCAGGCCCATCGTTCACTTTGATCCGGAACAGCCCACTCACTACCGGGACGCCGTGCTGCTTAGGGATGTGCTAGAAGAAGTCATCCCCAGCCTCATGCCTGCCCGCGCCCTGGCGCCCCAGGGGAAAGTGTATGGATACTGA
- a CDS encoding FAD binding domain-containing protein: protein MDALHNQVFFPASLPELFSAWTRFPDAVPFAGGGGLLRNQGKQILTLPRNILSLERLEELQKITRTERYLEIGAMVKLSEITGLGKIVPEALTKSLQGIASPQIRNLITLGGNICNPSRRQDASAPLVALDARYELRTAQEIRWVSASRFSGLSGPPALNPQELLTRIRIPLEQWHYTVYKKLTDMETADGDGGSAVFLARIQKNILTDIRVVFAGQILLRDKNSETILAGKQLPLDRRDAEHFSELWRTYLSAIEEPGFMLREKIFNFIESCIFSLSD from the coding sequence ATGGACGCTCTGCATAATCAGGTTTTTTTCCCCGCCAGCCTGCCGGAGCTCTTTTCCGCCTGGACCCGGTTCCCCGATGCCGTACCCTTTGCCGGGGGTGGCGGCTTGCTTCGTAACCAGGGCAAGCAAATTCTCACCCTTCCCCGGAACATCCTCTCCCTGGAACGGCTGGAGGAACTCCAAAAAATAACCAGGACTGAGCGATACCTGGAAATCGGGGCCATGGTAAAACTCAGCGAAATCACCGGTTTGGGAAAAATTGTCCCTGAAGCGCTTACCAAGAGCCTCCAGGGTATTGCCAGTCCTCAAATACGCAACCTTATTACCCTTGGGGGCAATATCTGCAACCCCTCCCGGCGGCAGGACGCCTCGGCGCCCCTGGTGGCCCTGGACGCCCGGTATGAGCTGCGTACCGCTCAGGAGATACGCTGGGTTTCCGCATCCCGTTTTTCCGGCCTTTCCGGGCCTCCGGCGCTAAATCCCCAGGAACTGCTGACCCGGATTCGTATACCCCTGGAACAGTGGCATTATACAGTTTATAAAAAGCTCACTGATATGGAGACGGCGGACGGAGACGGCGGAAGCGCGGTTTTTTTGGCCCGGATACAGAAGAATATACTTACCGATATAAGGGTAGTTTTCGCCGGGCAGATACTGCTCCGGGATAAAAACAGCGAAACTATCCTGGCGGGAAAACAGCTTCCACTGGATCGCCGGGACGCAGAGCACTTTTCAGAACTCTGGCGGACCTACCTTTCGGCGATTGAGGAACCGGGATTTATGCTTCGGGAAAAGATTTTTAATTTTATTGAATCCTGTATATTCAGCCTTTCCGATTAA
- a CDS encoding SPOR domain-containing protein, with protein MKRFYIALCAFAITLFITGASVWEGSATVSTTGELPDGAYYVATNSFPRNTVVDVTNLENGRTIRVIVAAGLDSPGLLAMLSRNAAIAIGIQTRAVGRIRMTQPSDPVAYSRFTEGQEAGAPNTPAVVSAPTRAATASDLVSTDSADNFYVNVINKPEPYNPPPIAYPNDGSVLTEPVPNWAPDGSEPRPIIAEVPSPAAPPAPRSEPPVMAVPIPEPSSPQQTLVPVPQPISPPSVITLVPADPRPPEGAWALPPASEIAPAQITPQPSARSARSGDDNPLDPRYFIGPIYPLPTPSPTSRAPVNQTPVVQAVPEKPPLPNGSIFSVPIINQMQRDKYYIQVGAFTQPDALQYAVSRIDRRNYPLLVQPYGALDNLVYRLLVGPLNYGESGAVLQRLKSSGYPDAFVRN; from the coding sequence ATGAAGAGATTTTATATCGCCCTATGCGCTTTTGCCATAACCCTGTTTATTACCGGCGCATCTGTGTGGGAAGGGTCAGCCACCGTGTCCACCACCGGTGAACTTCCCGACGGGGCATATTATGTGGCTACCAATTCCTTTCCCCGTAATACGGTGGTGGATGTAACCAATCTGGAAAACGGCAGGACCATCCGGGTTATTGTAGCCGCAGGCCTGGATTCCCCGGGGCTATTGGCCATGCTTTCCCGAAACGCCGCTATCGCTATCGGCATACAAACCAGGGCGGTAGGCCGTATCCGCATGACCCAGCCTTCGGACCCTGTGGCATATTCCCGGTTTACCGAAGGCCAGGAGGCAGGGGCGCCCAACACCCCTGCGGTGGTTAGCGCCCCAACCCGAGCTGCTACCGCCTCGGATCTGGTATCCACAGACTCGGCGGATAATTTCTATGTGAATGTTATAAATAAGCCGGAACCCTATAATCCTCCGCCGATAGCATATCCCAATGACGGCTCGGTCCTTACGGAACCCGTGCCGAACTGGGCTCCGGATGGCTCCGAACCTAGGCCGATCATTGCAGAAGTTCCATCACCGGCGGCGCCTCCCGCGCCCCGCTCTGAGCCGCCGGTGATGGCTGTCCCTATTCCGGAACCCTCTTCGCCCCAGCAAACCCTGGTACCAGTGCCGCAACCGATATCCCCCCCATCGGTGATTACCCTGGTCCCGGCGGACCCCCGGCCCCCGGAAGGCGCCTGGGCCTTACCCCCTGCATCGGAAATAGCCCCTGCTCAAATAACGCCCCAGCCTAGTGCTAGGTCCGCAAGAAGCGGGGACGATAATCCCCTGGATCCCCGTTATTTTATTGGACCCATCTACCCTCTGCCAACGCCTTCCCCGACAAGCAGGGCTCCGGTGAACCAAACCCCAGTGGTCCAGGCTGTTCCTGAAAAACCGCCTTTGCCAAATGGGTCCATATTTTCGGTACCGATCATCAACCAGATGCAGCGGGACAAGTACTATATACAGGTTGGCGCCTTTACCCAGCCAGACGCACTGCAATACGCGGTTTCCCGGATTGACCGCCGAAACTACCCCCTTCTGGTGCAGCCCTATGGCGCCCTGGACAACCTGGTATACCGGCTCCTGGTGGGGCCCCTCAATTATGGCGAAAGTGGCGCGGTGCTGCAGCGTTTAAAGAGCAGCGGCTATCCCGACGCCTTTGTCCGGAACTAA
- the loaP gene encoding antiterminator LoaP, with translation MKYFAVQVKTRGEEKYIRLFQALHPEITIKVYFPKREIDIRRRGVIVHTSLGIFPGYIFIELEGEEDLHDYQWAFRSTDGFYRFLKSNQNICALQDKDLEMVLHFIKKVGPVAGKSKVYFDENARIVVSEGPLMGLEGKIIKVDKRKGRAKIKLDLYDDTFSIDLAFEVIGVLEGGHRGR, from the coding sequence ATGAAGTACTTTGCAGTTCAGGTAAAAACCAGGGGTGAAGAAAAGTATATCAGACTTTTTCAGGCCTTGCATCCGGAGATCACCATAAAAGTCTATTTTCCCAAACGGGAAATCGACATACGCCGGAGGGGCGTTATAGTCCATACCAGTCTGGGGATATTTCCGGGGTATATTTTTATTGAGTTAGAGGGGGAAGAGGATCTCCATGATTACCAATGGGCCTTCCGCAGTACCGATGGGTTTTACCGGTTCCTGAAATCCAATCAAAATATCTGCGCCCTCCAGGATAAGGACCTGGAAATGGTTCTTCATTTTATCAAAAAAGTCGGGCCTGTGGCAGGAAAATCAAAGGTCTACTTTGATGAGAATGCCCGTATCGTGGTGAGCGAAGGGCCCTTAATGGGGCTTGAGGGGAAGATAATAAAGGTCGATAAGAGAAAAGGGAGGGCAAAGATTAAGCTGGATTTGTATGATGATACCTTCTCCATTGATCTGGCCTTTGAGGTCATAGGGGTCTTAGAGGGCGGTCACCGGGGGAGATAG
- a CDS encoding xanthine dehydrogenase family protein molybdopterin-binding subunit has translation MKDSPGFISDISIRGTLLGVTLRSPVSKGQLKSISCPRLPNAYTLIRAEDIPGKNELVDHPVPVLAKDELSYFGQPVAILVGPDEARLEEYASQCQVEAEKELPALSFNAAEEDRILAKREILIGEPGKAFSEAASVVTGAYRTGIQEHWYSEPVGAIAVYSPEAMLIHTATQWPYHVRNSVSQVLGIDSEKVLVEPGCTGIPLDGKLWYPSLIACHAALGSWITKKPVTLILTREDDFRYSPKRNGAEIHISTALDAQGHLLGTDIQVMADMGAQGIFIDEILDRICLGSLGSYKHQNIKIQGFALKTNVPPQGPFAGFGLSQGFFAMERHGSRIADILGQDPAEWRKNNSVSRQKSLAIGAAVKDPIHIEALLDTTATMSDYHRKWASYELLRIRRRGEEGDPRETFRGIGIACAYQGSGFLYSGSDKGAYSVEITLDKDGALEIKTSMVPSNGEDFDIWRNIAAENLSVETASVRVVCASPGIAPDSGPDTLSRNSTILTKLVEKACQDIRKQRFRDPLPITVQRSYRPSRVLNWENKTFDAQALSQLSCAAAVVEVEIDPLEYTPKIRGAWIGVDAGKILSETRARRSLKFSAIQALGWASREHLAYEDGQIPLQSIYDYDIPSPKDIPPIQIDFIWNDKSPKGIEELPFSCIPAAYAQAVSQAIDHPFEKIPLTARDIWEAGKLKKQETPV, from the coding sequence TTGAAGGATAGTCCGGGATTCATTTCAGACATTTCAATCCGGGGAACCCTGCTGGGAGTAACCCTGCGCTCCCCGGTTTCCAAGGGACAGCTAAAATCCATAAGCTGCCCCCGGCTGCCCAATGCCTATACCTTGATCCGCGCCGAGGACATACCCGGAAAAAACGAGCTGGTGGACCATCCTGTACCGGTCCTGGCAAAGGACGAATTATCCTATTTCGGCCAGCCCGTGGCCATCCTGGTAGGCCCCGATGAGGCAAGGCTGGAGGAATACGCCTCCCAATGCCAGGTTGAGGCGGAAAAGGAATTACCGGCCCTGTCCTTTAACGCTGCGGAGGAAGATCGTATCCTCGCCAAACGGGAAATCCTTATAGGCGAGCCCGGCAAGGCCTTTTCGGAAGCTGCCTCGGTGGTTACCGGCGCCTACCGTACGGGTATCCAGGAACACTGGTATTCCGAGCCTGTGGGGGCCATTGCGGTATACTCCCCTGAGGCCATGCTCATCCATACCGCTACCCAGTGGCCCTACCATGTTCGCAATTCTGTATCCCAGGTTTTAGGCATAGACAGTGAAAAGGTCCTGGTTGAGCCGGGCTGCACCGGCATTCCCCTGGACGGAAAACTCTGGTACCCTTCCCTGATTGCCTGCCATGCCGCCTTGGGGAGCTGGATTACCAAAAAACCGGTTACCCTCATACTCACCCGGGAGGATGATTTCCGGTATTCCCCAAAACGAAACGGTGCGGAGATACATATATCTACCGCCCTGGATGCTCAAGGCCACCTTCTGGGCACAGACATTCAGGTTATGGCGGATATGGGCGCCCAGGGGATCTTCATCGACGAGATTCTGGACCGGATTTGTCTGGGTTCATTGGGAAGCTACAAACATCAAAATATAAAAATTCAAGGCTTTGCGCTTAAAACCAATGTGCCACCACAAGGACCCTTTGCAGGGTTCGGCCTATCCCAGGGCTTCTTCGCCATGGAACGGCATGGTTCGCGAATTGCCGATATCCTGGGCCAGGATCCTGCGGAGTGGCGGAAAAATAATTCGGTAAGCCGCCAGAAGTCCCTGGCCATAGGCGCCGCAGTAAAGGACCCCATACACATAGAGGCGCTGCTGGATACCACGGCAACCATGAGCGACTACCACCGCAAATGGGCTTCCTATGAACTGCTCCGGATCCGCCGCCGAGGAGAGGAGGGAGATCCCAGGGAAACTTTCCGGGGAATCGGTATAGCCTGTGCCTACCAGGGAAGTGGGTTTTTATATAGCGGCAGTGATAAGGGCGCCTATTCTGTGGAAATTACCCTGGATAAGGATGGCGCCCTGGAAATAAAGACCAGCATGGTTCCCTCCAATGGGGAAGATTTCGATATCTGGCGGAACATCGCTGCGGAAAACCTTTCTGTAGAGACAGCTTCGGTCCGGGTTGTATGCGCCTCCCCAGGCATCGCCCCGGATTCCGGACCGGATACTCTTTCCAGAAATAGTACGATCCTCACAAAGCTGGTGGAAAAGGCTTGCCAGGATATACGCAAACAGCGCTTCCGGGATCCCCTGCCCATCACGGTGCAGCGATCCTACCGTCCGTCACGGGTTTTAAACTGGGAAAACAAGACCTTTGACGCCCAAGCCCTTTCCCAACTGAGTTGTGCCGCCGCAGTGGTGGAAGTAGAAATTGATCCCCTGGAGTATACTCCCAAGATACGGGGCGCCTGGATAGGGGTGGACGCCGGCAAGATACTCTCCGAAACCAGGGCCCGGCGTTCCCTGAAATTTTCGGCCATTCAGGCTCTGGGTTGGGCTTCCCGGGAACATCTTGCCTATGAAGACGGTCAGATACCACTGCAAAGCATCTATGATTATGACATACCCAGTCCTAAGGATATTCCTCCTATTCAGATCGATTTTATATGGAATGATAAGTCCCCTAAGGGCATAGAAGAACTGCCTTTCAGTTGTATTCCCGCAGCCTATGCCCAGGCGGTATCCCAGGCCATAGATCACCCCTTTGAAAAAATTCCCCTCACCGCCCGGGATATATGGGAAGCGGGAAAACTAAAAAAACAGGAGACTCCGGTATGA
- a CDS encoding DegT/DnrJ/EryC1/StrS family aminotransferase, whose product MDTEDIPFARPFVGREEEEAVLRVLRSGWLTTGQEALAFEKEFAAFLETGSPEIGAAEPLSPLNCLAVNSATSGLHLALEACGVGPGDTVLVPSYTFTSTAEVVRYLGAEPVFVDIAPGSPLMDPLALESTLERLFQGRPAYPARNGKGDGFGPRGKPRALIPVHYGGLPCDMKAIMGIAQRYQVKVIEDAAHAFPSRTDAGFAGDLADIGVFSFYATKTITTGEGGMVAVRDKALADRIGIMRLHGIDRTVWNRYTEQKASWYYEVVEPGFKYNMPDILAAIGRVQLGRAWALLEKRRNIAATYDAAFAGDGRFALPPSGTADARHLYPLGLNLETLALSRDTIIEKLQERGIGVSVHFIPLHTMPYYRKRQDLMPGDFPESLKRFQRVISLPIWPGMETAQVERVIAVLKAVTE is encoded by the coding sequence ATGGATACTGAGGACATCCCCTTTGCCCGCCCCTTTGTGGGGAGGGAAGAGGAGGAGGCAGTCCTGAGGGTACTCCGCTCCGGGTGGCTTACCACCGGGCAGGAGGCATTGGCCTTTGAAAAAGAATTTGCAGCTTTCCTTGAAACCGGAAGCCCCGAAATAGGGGCCGCCGAACCGCTTTCACCGCTTAACTGCTTAGCGGTAAACTCCGCAACCTCCGGACTCCACTTGGCCCTGGAAGCCTGCGGCGTTGGTCCCGGTGACACGGTGCTGGTCCCTTCCTACACCTTTACCTCCACCGCCGAAGTGGTCCGCTACCTGGGGGCCGAGCCAGTTTTTGTCGATATTGCCCCCGGCTCCCCCCTGATGGATCCCCTTGCCCTGGAAAGTACCCTGGAACGGCTGTTCCAAGGCCGCCCGGCTTACCCGGCCCGCAACGGCAAGGGGGATGGCTTCGGCCCCCGGGGAAAGCCCAGGGCGCTGATTCCCGTCCATTACGGCGGCCTCCCCTGCGACATGAAGGCCATCATGGGCATAGCCCAGCGCTACCAGGTCAAGGTGATTGAGGACGCGGCCCACGCCTTCCCCTCCCGGACAGATGCGGGTTTTGCCGGGGATTTGGCGGACATCGGGGTCTTTTCTTTCTATGCCACAAAAACCATCACCACCGGCGAAGGGGGCATGGTAGCGGTTCGGGACAAGGCCCTGGCGGATCGTATAGGGATCATGCGCCTTCACGGCATAGACCGGACGGTCTGGAACCGCTATACGGAGCAGAAGGCCTCCTGGTATTACGAAGTGGTTGAACCGGGGTTCAAGTACAATATGCCGGATATCTTGGCGGCCATAGGCCGGGTCCAGCTTGGCCGGGCCTGGGCGCTTTTGGAGAAACGGCGGAACATTGCCGCCACCTACGATGCAGCCTTTGCCGGAGATGGGCGCTTTGCCCTTCCTCCAAGCGGAACCGCTGATGCCCGGCACCTGTACCCCCTGGGCTTAAACCTTGAAACCCTTGCCCTTTCCAGGGATACTATTATTGAAAAGCTTCAGGAAAGGGGCATCGGGGTGTCGGTTCATTTTATACCCCTGCATACCATGCCCTATTACCGGAAACGGCAGGACCTTATGCCCGGTGATTTTCCTGAATCCTTAAAGCGTTTTCAGCGGGTTATATCCCTCCCCATTTGGCCGGGGATGGAAACTGCCCAGGTTGAGCGGGTAATAGCCGTCCTCAAGGCGGTGACTGAATGA